Proteins co-encoded in one Corylus avellana chromosome ca9, CavTom2PMs-1.0 genomic window:
- the LOC132191370 gene encoding 5-methyltetrahydropteroyltriglutamate--homocysteine methyltransferase isoform X1, with protein sequence MNLQIALVSDFGNLNAKQSYSIMASHIVGYPRMGPKRELKFALESFWDGKSSAEDLQKVSADLRSSIWKQMSDAGIKHIPSNTFSYYDQVLDTTALLGAVPARYGWNGGEIGFDTYFSMARGNASVPAMEMTKWFDTNYHFIVPELGPDVKFSYASHKAVDEYKEAKALGVDTVPVLVGPVSYLLLSKPAKGVEKNFPLLSLLGKILPIYKEVISELKSAGASWIQFDEPTLVMDLDSHKLKAFTEAYSELESSLSGLNVLIETYFADIPAEAYTTLTSLKGVTAFGFDLVRGSKTLDLIKGKFPKGKYLFAGVVDGRNIWANDLAASLGTLKALEGIVGKDKLVVSTSCSLLHTAVDLINETKLDKEIKSWLAFAAQKVVEVNALAKALAGHKDEAFFSANAAALASRKSSPRVTNEAVQKAAAALKGSDHRRATNVSARLDAQQKKLNLPILPTTTIGSFPQTIELRRVRREYKAKKISEDEYVKAIKEEINKVVKLQEELDIDVLVHGEPERNDMVEYFGEQLSGFAFTVNGWVQSYGSRCVKPPIIYGDVSRPNPMTVFWSSAAQSMTARPMKGMLTGPVTILNWSFVRNDQPRHETCYQIALAIKDEVEDLEKAAINVIQIDEAALREGLPLRKSEQSFYLDWAVHSFRITNCGVKDTTQIHTHMCYSNFNDIIHSIIDMDADVITIENSRSDEKLLSVFREGVKYGAGIGPGVYDIHSPRIPSTEEIADRINKMLAVLETNILWVNPDCGLKTRKYAEVKPALKNMVAAAKLLRTQLASAK encoded by the exons ATGAACCTACAAATTGCATTAGTGTCTGATTTTGGTAATCTTAATGCAAAACAATCTTATAG TATAATGGCGTCACACATTGTTGGATACCCTCGCATGGGCCCCAAGAGAGAGCTAAAGTTTGCTTTGGAATCATTCTGGGATGGGAAAAGCAGCGCCGAGGATTTGCAAAAGGTGTCTGCTGATCTCAGGTCTTCCATCTGGAAGCAAATGTCCGATGCTGGGATCAAGCACATCCCCAGCAACACTTTCTCATACTATGATCAGGTGCTTGACACCACTGCACTGCTCGGTGCTGTTCCAGCGAGATATGGTTGGAATGGTGGTGAGATTGGATTTGACACCTACTTCTCCATGGCCAGAGGAAATGCATCTGTACCTGCTATGGAAATGACCAAGTGGTTTGACACCAACTA CCATTTCATTGTCCCTGAGTTGGGACCTGATGTGAAGTTCTCTTATGCTTCTCACAAGGCAGTCGATGAATACAAGGAGGCTAAGGCG CTTGGAGTAGATACTGTTCCTGTCCTTGTTGGCCCTGTGTCCTACTTGTTGCTGTCTAAACCTGCGAAGGGTGTTGAGAAGAACTTCCCTCTTCTCTCCCTTCTCGGCAAAATCCTTCCTATTTACAA GGAAGTGATATCTGAGCTTAAATCAGCTGGTGCTTCCTGGATTCAGTTTGATGAGCCTACCCTTGTGATGGATCTTGATTCTCACAAATTGAAAGCATTCACCGAGGCCTACTCTGAACTGGAGTCATCTTTGTCTGGCTTGAATGTTCTCATCGAGACCTACTTTGCCGATATTCCTGCTGAGGCATACACGACACTCACTTCTTTGAAGGGTGTCACTGCTTTTGGATTTGATTTGGTCCGTGGAAGTAAGACCCTTGATTTGATCAAGGGTAAATTCCCTAAGGGTAAATACCTCTTTGCTGGAGTCGTTGATGGAAGGAACATTTGGGCCAATGATCTTGCTGCTTCTCTTGGTACATTAAAGGCTCTTGAGGGCATTGTGGGCAAAG ATAAACTTGTGGTCTCTACCTCCTGCTCGCTTCTCCACACTGCTGTTGATCTGATTAATGAGACTAAGCTGGACAAGGAAATCAAATCATGGCTTGCTTTTGCAGCACAGAAAGTTGTTGAAGTGAATGCATTGGCTAAGGCATTGGCTGGTCACAAGGATGAG GCATTCTTCTCTGCTAATGCTGCAGCTCTGGCATCAAGGAAGTCGTCCCCAAGGGTGACAAATGAGGCTGTTCAGAAAGCT GCTGCTGCTTTGAAGGGTTCTGACCACCGGCGTGCCACAAATGTGAGTGCCAGACTGGATGCTCAACAGAAGAAGCTCAACCTTCCAATTCTCCCAACCACCACCATTGGGTCCTTCCCCCAGACCATTGAACTCCGAAGGGTCCGTCGTGAGTACAAGGCCAAGAA GATCTCCGAGGATGAATATGTTAAGGCCATCAAGGAGGAAATTAACAAAGTTGTCAAGCTCCAAGAAGAACTTGATATTGATGTTCTGGTTCATGGAGAGCCTGAG AGGAACGACATGGTTGAGTACTTTGGGGAACAGTTGTCAGGTTTTGCCTTTACTGTCAATGGGTGGGTGCAATCTTATGGATCTCGTTGTGTGAAGCCACCCATCATCTATGGTGATGTGAGCCGTCCCAATCCAATGACCGTATTCTGGTCCTCTGCAGCTCAGAGCATGACTGCCCGCCCAATGAAAGGAATGCTTACGGGACCTGTCACCATTCTCAACTGGTCCTTTGTCCGTAATGACCAGCCCAG ACATGAGACTTGCTATCAGATAGCTTTGGCCATCAAGGACGAAGTGGAGGATCTTGAGAAAGCTGCTATCAATGTTATCCAAATCGACGAGGCTGCTTTGAGAGAGGGGCTGCCCCTTAGGAAATCTGAGCAATCTTTCTACTTGGATTGGGCTGTTCACTCCTTCAGGATCACCAACTGTGGTGTCAAGGACACTACCCAG ATCCACACCCACATGTGCTACTCCAACTTTAACGACATCATCCACTCGATTATTGACATGGATGCCGATGTGATCACCATTGAGAACTCCCGTTCCGATGAGAAGCTCCTTTCGGTCTTCCGTGAGGGAGTCAAGTATGGTGCTGGAATTGGGCCTGGTGTCTATGACATCCATTCTCCTAGAATACCATCAACTGAAGAGATTGCTGACCGGATTAACAAGATGCTTGCTGTGCTTGAGACAAACATCTTGTGGGTTAACCCTGATTGTGGACTCAAGACTCGCAAATACGCTGAAGTGAAGCCGGCTCTCAAAAATATGGTTGCTGCTGCCAAGCTTCTCCGCACTCAGCTTGCCAGTGCTAAGTGA
- the LOC132191370 gene encoding 5-methyltetrahydropteroyltriglutamate--homocysteine methyltransferase isoform X2 encodes MASHIVGYPRMGPKRELKFALESFWDGKSSAEDLQKVSADLRSSIWKQMSDAGIKHIPSNTFSYYDQVLDTTALLGAVPARYGWNGGEIGFDTYFSMARGNASVPAMEMTKWFDTNYHFIVPELGPDVKFSYASHKAVDEYKEAKALGVDTVPVLVGPVSYLLLSKPAKGVEKNFPLLSLLGKILPIYKEVISELKSAGASWIQFDEPTLVMDLDSHKLKAFTEAYSELESSLSGLNVLIETYFADIPAEAYTTLTSLKGVTAFGFDLVRGSKTLDLIKGKFPKGKYLFAGVVDGRNIWANDLAASLGTLKALEGIVGKDKLVVSTSCSLLHTAVDLINETKLDKEIKSWLAFAAQKVVEVNALAKALAGHKDEAFFSANAAALASRKSSPRVTNEAVQKAAAALKGSDHRRATNVSARLDAQQKKLNLPILPTTTIGSFPQTIELRRVRREYKAKKISEDEYVKAIKEEINKVVKLQEELDIDVLVHGEPERNDMVEYFGEQLSGFAFTVNGWVQSYGSRCVKPPIIYGDVSRPNPMTVFWSSAAQSMTARPMKGMLTGPVTILNWSFVRNDQPRHETCYQIALAIKDEVEDLEKAAINVIQIDEAALREGLPLRKSEQSFYLDWAVHSFRITNCGVKDTTQIHTHMCYSNFNDIIHSIIDMDADVITIENSRSDEKLLSVFREGVKYGAGIGPGVYDIHSPRIPSTEEIADRINKMLAVLETNILWVNPDCGLKTRKYAEVKPALKNMVAAAKLLRTQLASAK; translated from the exons ATGGCGTCACACATTGTTGGATACCCTCGCATGGGCCCCAAGAGAGAGCTAAAGTTTGCTTTGGAATCATTCTGGGATGGGAAAAGCAGCGCCGAGGATTTGCAAAAGGTGTCTGCTGATCTCAGGTCTTCCATCTGGAAGCAAATGTCCGATGCTGGGATCAAGCACATCCCCAGCAACACTTTCTCATACTATGATCAGGTGCTTGACACCACTGCACTGCTCGGTGCTGTTCCAGCGAGATATGGTTGGAATGGTGGTGAGATTGGATTTGACACCTACTTCTCCATGGCCAGAGGAAATGCATCTGTACCTGCTATGGAAATGACCAAGTGGTTTGACACCAACTA CCATTTCATTGTCCCTGAGTTGGGACCTGATGTGAAGTTCTCTTATGCTTCTCACAAGGCAGTCGATGAATACAAGGAGGCTAAGGCG CTTGGAGTAGATACTGTTCCTGTCCTTGTTGGCCCTGTGTCCTACTTGTTGCTGTCTAAACCTGCGAAGGGTGTTGAGAAGAACTTCCCTCTTCTCTCCCTTCTCGGCAAAATCCTTCCTATTTACAA GGAAGTGATATCTGAGCTTAAATCAGCTGGTGCTTCCTGGATTCAGTTTGATGAGCCTACCCTTGTGATGGATCTTGATTCTCACAAATTGAAAGCATTCACCGAGGCCTACTCTGAACTGGAGTCATCTTTGTCTGGCTTGAATGTTCTCATCGAGACCTACTTTGCCGATATTCCTGCTGAGGCATACACGACACTCACTTCTTTGAAGGGTGTCACTGCTTTTGGATTTGATTTGGTCCGTGGAAGTAAGACCCTTGATTTGATCAAGGGTAAATTCCCTAAGGGTAAATACCTCTTTGCTGGAGTCGTTGATGGAAGGAACATTTGGGCCAATGATCTTGCTGCTTCTCTTGGTACATTAAAGGCTCTTGAGGGCATTGTGGGCAAAG ATAAACTTGTGGTCTCTACCTCCTGCTCGCTTCTCCACACTGCTGTTGATCTGATTAATGAGACTAAGCTGGACAAGGAAATCAAATCATGGCTTGCTTTTGCAGCACAGAAAGTTGTTGAAGTGAATGCATTGGCTAAGGCATTGGCTGGTCACAAGGATGAG GCATTCTTCTCTGCTAATGCTGCAGCTCTGGCATCAAGGAAGTCGTCCCCAAGGGTGACAAATGAGGCTGTTCAGAAAGCT GCTGCTGCTTTGAAGGGTTCTGACCACCGGCGTGCCACAAATGTGAGTGCCAGACTGGATGCTCAACAGAAGAAGCTCAACCTTCCAATTCTCCCAACCACCACCATTGGGTCCTTCCCCCAGACCATTGAACTCCGAAGGGTCCGTCGTGAGTACAAGGCCAAGAA GATCTCCGAGGATGAATATGTTAAGGCCATCAAGGAGGAAATTAACAAAGTTGTCAAGCTCCAAGAAGAACTTGATATTGATGTTCTGGTTCATGGAGAGCCTGAG AGGAACGACATGGTTGAGTACTTTGGGGAACAGTTGTCAGGTTTTGCCTTTACTGTCAATGGGTGGGTGCAATCTTATGGATCTCGTTGTGTGAAGCCACCCATCATCTATGGTGATGTGAGCCGTCCCAATCCAATGACCGTATTCTGGTCCTCTGCAGCTCAGAGCATGACTGCCCGCCCAATGAAAGGAATGCTTACGGGACCTGTCACCATTCTCAACTGGTCCTTTGTCCGTAATGACCAGCCCAG ACATGAGACTTGCTATCAGATAGCTTTGGCCATCAAGGACGAAGTGGAGGATCTTGAGAAAGCTGCTATCAATGTTATCCAAATCGACGAGGCTGCTTTGAGAGAGGGGCTGCCCCTTAGGAAATCTGAGCAATCTTTCTACTTGGATTGGGCTGTTCACTCCTTCAGGATCACCAACTGTGGTGTCAAGGACACTACCCAG ATCCACACCCACATGTGCTACTCCAACTTTAACGACATCATCCACTCGATTATTGACATGGATGCCGATGTGATCACCATTGAGAACTCCCGTTCCGATGAGAAGCTCCTTTCGGTCTTCCGTGAGGGAGTCAAGTATGGTGCTGGAATTGGGCCTGGTGTCTATGACATCCATTCTCCTAGAATACCATCAACTGAAGAGATTGCTGACCGGATTAACAAGATGCTTGCTGTGCTTGAGACAAACATCTTGTGGGTTAACCCTGATTGTGGACTCAAGACTCGCAAATACGCTGAAGTGAAGCCGGCTCTCAAAAATATGGTTGCTGCTGCCAAGCTTCTCCGCACTCAGCTTGCCAGTGCTAAGTGA